GGCCAGCACCACCACGTGGTCGGCAATGGCCAGGGTTTCGTGCACGTCGTGCGACACCAGGATGCTGGTCAGGCCCATGGCGTCGTTGAGCTGGCGGATCAGGCGCGCGATGGTGCCCAGCGAGATCGGGTCCAGCCCGGCAAAGGGCTCGTCGTAGAGCACCAGTTCGGGGTCGAGCGCGATCGCGCGCGCCAGCGCCACGCGGCGCGCCATGCCGCCCGAGATCTCAGACAGCAGCAGGTCGCGCGCGCCGCGCAAGCCCACGGCGTCGAGCTTCATGAGCACGATGTCGCGGATCAGCCCCTCAGACAAAGTCGTTTGCTCGCGCAGCGGGAAGGCGACGTTGTCAAAAACATTCAGGTCGGTGAACAAGGCGCCGAACTGGAACAGCATGCCCATGCGCCGGCGCACCGCATACAGGCCGGCCAAGTCGAGCGCGCCCACCTCGAGGCCGTCAAAGCGCACCTGCCCGGCTTGCGCCCGCTGCTGGCCACCGATCAGGCGCAACACCGTGGTTTTGCCG
This sequence is a window from Serpentinimonas maccroryi. Protein-coding genes within it:
- a CDS encoding ABC transporter ATP-binding protein, encoding MNPTAPPPLVELQHVRFGYGPRPILDGLSLTVPRGRVTAVLGASGGGKTTVLRLIGGQQRAQAGQVRFDGLEVGALDLAGLYAVRRRMGMLFQFGALFTDLNVFDNVAFPLREQTTLSEGLIRDIVLMKLDAVGLRGARDLLLSEISGGMARRVALARAIALDPELVLYDEPFAGLDPISLGTIARLIRQLNDAMGLTSILVSHDVHETLAIADHVVVLAHGRVAEQGSPQQVRESTDPLVHQFIHAEPEGPVHFHYPAASVADDYGLGTPPARSSRSSRPADGGRR